Part of the Anopheles coluzzii chromosome 3, AcolN3, whole genome shotgun sequence genome is shown below.
cttatatgattcgaaaccctgtaagggaatagttcaatcacttaggggaatgttgcaaatcggtaggggaatattgcatgcaagctgtggatgtttgcaatcacttaggggagttttgcaatcgattaggggaatgttgcaagcgtactgtggagctgtcatcagactgtgggtgccggtATAAAAAGCTACGAATTGATaccgatgatgtttttttaaaaacatcgtttggagttgttttcgtgtgggatTCTGCTGTACGcatgataaactaaataaatcctgctgcggagtcataattaaacatgataagttagtaagattgacgaaaatattttaaggtatttacagcggcacccacagtctgatgacagctccccagtacgcttgcaacattcccctaatcgattgcaaaactcccctaagtgattgcaaccatccacagcttgcttgcaacattcccctaccgatttgcaacattcccctaagtggttgaactattcccttatatgattcgaaaccctgtaatgcccATGAACATCATTCGGCAGCTACTCACCTTCATTGGTTTTTGTAAATGTTGCGATCAAATTAGTGAAGGGATCCAGTGCTAGTTGGTCGATGGTAAGCAGTACAGATACTTGAATTTTTAACGAAAGTAGATTCCAAATGATCAACCGATTCTCGGTACAAATAAGCAGAAGGTGCGAAAACTGCCCATAGCAGAAATGCACATTCTTAATTTGCGCAAAACTTTTCACTGGACCGTCTTTGTTTTTAATGCCCGATGTAATAGCGTTTGGAAAGGTTCCGTTTGTGTTAGCCATGCTTTTTCGGTCCGGATTCACTGCGGTcataaacacattttcaatatcTTTATCATTGATTGTTGGCATTTTACGACGCTCAAAATTGCGCATCCTCCGATAGCTTTTGAACAAAGTCTGTTTATCCATGTTTTCAACTATCTTCTCTAAagatttgttaatttttcgaGAAGATCGTCGGGAGGTtaggattttttgttgaatgaTCTTTCGAGCATCATCCGTTGTTCGACAAGTGATTGCTAGCGTGTGAAACATTTCAGCTCTCTGTGCCATGTTCAGTTGTACGTTTCCTGCAGATTTTTGtacaatcattttttttagttcCTGAGATAGGCTGTTGATTTTATCGCTTGCAGTGTTTTTCCTGGTGCGAATAATTCTTTGGCACTTGTTGCGATTGGTGTTCATTTTTTCCAACACAAcacttctttcttttccattcattAGAGCAATCATTTCGGTGGTGATCTCTTCGCGCATATCGTCATATGTCTTTTCCATTGTACTATTCTTTGCCGATTTCTTtacgtttgctgttgttggtatCATAATTAGCGCCCGGTTGACGCAACCGTCATAGCTGCTCGGCGTAGAAAGGGCACATTTCAGTTGCAAAGTTTCTGTGTTCCACGTACACAAGATGTTTCCGAACCCTCCAGCCAGAAGGGAGGCGTCTTGCGAAAATGATATCGACTTCACGGGCAGGTTGCGGTGCTGTACGCTCCCAACGCAGGTCCATACAAGCTTCTCAGTTCCATCACTCAATTCTACCGAGTCTAGCGCCCACACTTTTATGCGCCGGTCTTCTCCAGCGGTAGCGCACTGTAAATCGCGCTCTCTAGTGCTGCTGGAAAAGGCGATATCATTCACTCCACCATGGTGAACGTTTTCTAGACTAGTGTTCAGTGAATATGTTTGGTGCGATTCATCATACTTCCAGAATTTTAGCCGCGTTTCCATTGAATATTGATTATCGCTCCAGTTTTCAACGGTGGCCAACCAATAGGCATTAATAGCGATGTTTGTCACCACTGTGTTGTGAATAACCACTTTTTCCTCCATGGTGTTGTAATTGCGATTTGTTATATCCAGCGTGTAAAGCAAATTTTTGGAGTAGGTTGAAAAAAATTGAATACATCCTACTCTTCCGTTAAGAACAATCGCTTGCGTTCTGGGATTTACACGCAATCCGGCAGGGAACAACTGCTTCTCCGTAATGTCGCTGGAAGTCTTTGAAAAGCTCTGCActattgctgtttgtttgtggagTGCGTTCAATATTTGGATACCGTTATCAGCGGTACATAGCACCAGTTTCAGATTTTCTGGCCCCACAACGATGTGTAGAATCGTATCGGACAGTCGGGGAATGAGCGATCCTTTATCGTGCTGTCCCACATTCCATTTGACCACGACACGTTCCTGACCTCCAGAGTAAAAATGTGTACCACTGCTGCCGAACGCCAATGTTTTCACTGGCAGCGAATGCCAATGGTATGTCTCAGGAATAGGACGACCTTGGTCAAGAAAGTTGCGATACAGTACCACGCGTCCTATACTGTCGCCTACAGCAACGATCGGTTCCGTAGGATGGCAAACAATCACACGCGGCATCACACCACTGCAGTGAGGACGACTGTTCACGTACACCGAAGGCTTTAGGCGGCACCAGTACCACCTTTCTAGAGCAATGTACGCGAAATAATTCAGCCCATCACCGCCTGGCGCTGCCAACATGTGAGTATTTTTGGCGTGGTTATGATCAAGGTCTCCTTCCTTGGTCTGCAACTTTGCATTTACCACttgcaatattttctttttctgcggACAGTATTggataaacatttttttagatGATGTACCGGCTATTAGAAACGAACCAACGCCATTTTCATCATACATCATATGCAATGACTCGACCAAAAGTTTGGTATTTTTCAGCACTTCCATCTTTCCGCTCAATGTACCGGAATCGATTTTCCACGAGATGATTAGCCCATCATTGGTACAGCCGTATATATACTTGCTGTTCGTTCGGTCGATCACCATGCCAATCAGAAAGCTACCATTTACCGAATTCTCATAATTATGAACCAGCTCTCCCGTTGTTATACTAAATGCTTGAATGCAATTTTCGTAGATAATAAACAGTAAGCTGTAAGGACACGAAACGTTACACCGGGTATCTAATTCCGCAATTTTCAAATGATCGTTTCTTACTTTCCGTCCGGAGAGAACAGCGGTGGGTATTGCACCAAACATCCGCCGGCAACCCGTCTTATACGAAGGTCCTCTTCGACGTCCGATGAAACAGCAGGTTCTTCAAACTTTTCTCTTGATTGTTGACCCCTCTCTTTGGACGGCATTTTGGATTGAAACATCGTGTCTATGCACAttatgaatatatttcacaagacacaatattaataattttccTCCTCGATTAACTAGCGGATGGTGTGTTATTCCGAGCACATCACAATGCAGATGTAAACAGTGCAGGTTTTAGGTTATCTGTCATTAGCACATGGATTTTGACATCGCTCTAGCCCTTCACACTGTAGTTTTGTGGACAACTCGCATGACAGTTATCtaagcatattttttaaattttttttagatCTACTTGGCCGTTACGATAAAAAAGGCTCTACAATTGGTTAAAAGTATGGATGCATTTACTCATGCATTACGAAAATCCGTGACACAAAATCCGGAAAACATTATTCATTCATATGCATATTTTTTCAAACCTACAGTGGTTAATGAGACGTAAGCATCGAAATGCACAAGATTGATGGCAAAGATCGTCTTCAACCACACGCATGTCTTTACAGCTCACTTGAGTGTTCTTAAAATAAGTGTCTTATTCATAGTAAATCAATGTGCACATaatatttcatcaaaaaacgtgtttgtttgtgcacaGAACGTGGTCAAAAGCGGTTGTGCTGTCTGCTTGTTTGTGTGGAAAATAAAAGATCTATTCATGGCATTTCATAGTTTGCACTCGAAGCGGAGTTTGCACTACACGTGGTTTGTGATTGTTCACAGCCACAGTCCCAGTTCGCGGaaatacgcggttttctaaatttaacaGTTCAGGTGTGAAACCAGTACCCATTAATTATCTATAAATTTTGGCTGATAATAGcaatattcgacatacgcgcAAATTTCTTCTcggtccgcattaatagcATATCTCGGGGACAACCTGTAGAGTAGTAATAACAATTGCTATTCGGCAAGGACTGGCTATCCGATTGCGTGGCTGCGTACGCACAAGAAGTATGTAAAGACAagcatgaccacgtaggtcgttacgccaaagaagaagaataacagGGATTAAAAACAACTAATGTATCGAAAGAATAACAACGAaagcaacaacgaaaaacaacaGTTATCCGCTACGGACTGTTCCAACCGGTTCTTGAGGTTCGTTCCTGTTACTTTGCACAAATCATTTGTTCTATTGGCTGCGTTTGGTTTGCTCTGATATGGAAATTCATTCTAGGACATAGTAATCTGCAATATTGTTAAATTTTTATGTGATGTAAGTTTTTTAGTGCTTCCGGACAAAATGTAAGTATAAGTGCCACTAAAAGAATGTAGGAGGTATAGGATATTTTAGTTAAAATAACGCGATAGCGTGACTAGAGAAAATTGTGCATGTTTTCAAGTTCAAGGTGACGACCGTAAATTCGATGTGAATGCAAATTGCAATACCGCTCAACCGTTCTAACTAGTTAACTATGTATGATCTCATTATGTAGCACAACTATCCCAAgctttatttacttatttattaatgttttattcaGTAGTGACGGCCCGACCGTATTGTTTATCCTAAACTATATTTGCAGTTACATAAGATATGTTTTATATCAGCTCAACGGGTTGATGAAGAACTTTTAGAAATGCTTGAAAATATTACATCATCATTCATGTTATTGTCCTTATAACAACCTGAATCCTGAATGAAACATTATAAAATTGTATACTTTTGCAGATTGACGCTGTCTGTGTGGCGGATTTTGCAATACTTATCTGTGAAACTGTTAATGAGGTGGTATACGACGCTTAGCATGAAGACACGCTGTGCAAAAATGATACATTTTATGGTGGTCGTAATGGTGATAATTATCTGTGATGTAAAAAATGCATCGTCTGCCACAATTCAGGTATCCGAAAAGATGAACAATGAAAGGGAATCTTTATCTGAATCCGTAACTGGCATAGACAACCAACCACAGCCATCTCTAACGGCGTACGATCAGCGCCAAAGTGGGAAGTACAATCTACGTGTTCACATAAAGGATGTAAAAATAATAGCTGTAAATGGAGATGGATTGGAAGACAGTTTGGATGACGACACCATCTACGATTATGGTGATTATGATTACGATCCTGCTCATCTCACTGTAAGCCCTCTTCCCTTGTTTGGAATAGGATCGGTGTCTATAACCTCCAGCAAACCACCTAAATTGACGACAAATAGCAAACCGCAATCATCCACACGTGCTTCCACGGTATCTACTACCATTCAATCCACAACGGAATTGAATGCACTCCCCCAGGAAGTGTCCTCGGTGTCACTGCCGTCAGAACAAACTGTTTCGACAACTGCTAAGACTACAACAACATTTAAACCTTCCCACATTAGTAGTAATGCTGTGTTAAAACCAATCCAAGCACCTGGACAATATGACTATCAGGAAATACCAGTGCAAGTTATAGTTGAACGCAAACACTAAATACTCTTCGTTTACTTTTGTGATTGAGCAAAAAGGCTAATTCTTCCATAAAACAAAGTAGCACCGAATTTCTTGTCAATACTGAACTATGTAACTAGTAGTACAACGACTCGAGGAAATCCTTTAGGCTAATCTTAAAATAACTGATCAATAATCGAGTCATTTCGATTGCATTGAAATATACAATTTTACTTTGAAATTTAACGACTTTTTCCCTCGTCAATACTGCTGTAAACTATTTCCAGAATAGTTGGTGTAAGCAGTGGTGGATTTAGACTTTACAGGGGGGCGGCAAGTGTTGAGCGGAGGGAGGGTGCTGGGCTGTCCCAAATCGACGGGCGGTCGCCCTGCCTGTTTACCGTAAAGCCCGCCATTGTGTGTAAGtattatttatctatttacgTTACATGGCTATGTGGAAGAAATCTTATAGATTGGCAGGATGCACATTAAGGAAGAACTTATATTACCTACCATCAAAAATGGAAGCATTTCTTTCAGAAATACACTCTCAGctttaatgtatttttaatgtattGGAGAGTGTCTTTAATTAAGTTTGTGCTATAATAGTGAACCTTACATGCGCTTTGCATGACAATTTACGACCTTTTAAACAATCCCCCTAAACCGCACGAAATTTGTTAATAACTAAACGTTTAATTTACCCTTTTAAAGCTATTCAACTGCTTTGCCTAACGTATTGCAGTAAGTACCAAGGTAGAGGAACcgaaagaataaaataaaataaaataccacACAGAAACTTTAAAGAAACGTGAGGACAAAAGCATGTCCCCATTTACAACCTAACAAATCACAGCCTACACAAGCAAAATAACAAAGGTATAAAAGCACCGATAGCAATGAACACAGGTAACATTATGGACGAATCGTCCAGCGAATACGGATTCGGTTGCTTTGGACCGCTTGTTTTTCGCTGCTTTGACGAGGTTTTTGCTGTATCCTCTGTGGATGTGCTAAAAAAGTCGTCCATTATGTTATCCTCCCCTCCTTCCAGCATATGACCATCATCGTCAGATAGGAAATCTGAATGGGGATGGAGTTGCTCGATGCTATTGTCCATATTTGTAGCTCCTGCTGTTTGATGTTGATTCGCCAGAGGCGGCAAACGGGGTAGAAGGGATGCATCGTAATCCTTAATCAGTAGAATTGCATTAATCTTCGGGTTGTCTTTGTAACCCTTGACGAACTCCAACTTTAGTTTACTTCCCCGGATTTCCGACTGTTTGTCTTTCAAATACAAACGGCCCCGAGATACGGAAAAGAATACAAGCTCATCGTGTGCCGTACCCTTGCCCACCAGCGAATATATATCCAAGTCCGATATGATTAGATGATGATCCAGAAGCACATCGAACACCTTCATGTTTGGGCCATTGAAATACACTTCGCAGAATTTAAGTATGAGCACGTACTGACCATCACCCAAGACAGGTAAGTCGTAGGCGAAGGTATCGTGATGATAGCGCTCAGTTTGATACAGAATTTCGTCCTGCTTGCTGACTCTATTGATTGATAGTAGCTGTCTTCCGTAGTCCGACTCTGTTCCAACCTTCCCCTTCAGCGGATCACGAGAATAGTGTATTCCATTCGAATCAGTAACTTCATCGCCGCCAGCATTGATCGCATAGATTACATTGTGTGCACTACTCCCCGTCGACGCTTTAACAGCGTAAAATAATAATGCCAATATGCTGAATATCCTGATTCTACCGAGCCGATGCTTGAACATTGTTTACGGATGCACGGACGTTGGACTACGACGGCTTACCCAATGTGGATTAATTCGGTCTaaaattgtgcaaaagaaCGAATAGCATCACAATTAAAGGGATGtaagaaaaatcaataatcTGCATCAGGAGCAAATTACCTAACAAATAAGTGCATAGTGAGTGACATTTACCGTTGCGTTATCCGCTACCATGTATTTTGGCCAAAGGCTTGTTTTTGTACGGGCTAATCCAGTAGCTCACGGCAGCCGAATTGGTTTGCTAAACACGCTAAAATTATCTCAATCGCCGGCAACATTACGTGGCATTTCACGATTGACTAGTGCAGCTGCATTATTCAGGCGAGTGTTTAGCATCCCTTCTTTTAGGTTTCCGATGGCACCGCCGTACTTTGCCGTCAGTAGTTAAAACGAAAGCTTGCACAAAGTGTATAATTACAGCACAACAAATGTTTCGTTTTCGCTAACTTTGAACACAATGAATCTCCTTAGAAAATCGCATAGCACACTTCTCCAAACAAGTTATGTTGACGTTTCCTGTTGacatattattttgttttttttcttctctacaTTGCGTTTACTTCTTCGAATTGAGAGTTTACTCTTGTGATCGCGAAACAAATGATCCGTTGACTGCATTGCATacaaaaattacacaatttgaaaaatattcagATTCTGGTGTTGGGGAAACGTTTTTCATGTTACCCCGTTACGACCTATGCTGGTGTCATTTAGCCAGTAACTGTATATAGCCTCCACAGGGGTAAGACGGTGTTTGGTACTAGGCTACCGCCCAGATTGGAATAGAACACCGTCTGGCTTTGTTGCATCTGAAGCGTTTATTCAAAAGACAACCGGGTTTTTAATGATTATAGATATATTTTACATACCTGGTCAGCGAAGTTCCTTTGGTGTTACGTTTCATTCAACTGAATAAGAAACAAGAATTACAATTTCTACATATTTATCCAGCGCTTACCCACTGAATTAAGACAAAATGTTCTGTTAATAAAGACACATCTGTGTCGACAGCTTCTTGCACACCATTTGCATTCGATAATAGATCATTGAATCCAAATGTGGATTCcatgtttaatgtttgaaaGTTCGTACTTTCATGTTTTGAAtaccttcctcctcctcctcgcacCGGCCTCCCAaaagaaatgtaaatatttaaaatcaatttacatATCTAATCAGAAGATTCCACACTGTTTTCGTAACGTACATTTGTTCTATTTAGTTTAAAATCACATTCCGTTCAGCTAACA
Proteins encoded:
- the LOC120958073 gene encoding malectin-A → MFKHRLGRIRIFSILALLFYAVKASTGSSAHNVIYAINAGGDEVTDSNGIHYSRDPLKGKVGTESDYGRQLLSINRVSKQDEILYQTERYHHDTFAYDLPVLGDGQYVLILKFCEVYFNGPNMKVFDVLLDHHLIISDLDIYSLVGKGTAHDELVFFSVSRGRLYLKDKQSEIRGSKLKLEFVKGYKDNPKINAILLIKDYDASLLPRLPPLANQHQTAGATNMDNSIEQLHPHSDFLSDDDGHMLEGGEDNIMDDFFSTSTEDTAKTSSKQRKTSGPKQPNPYSLDDSSIMLPVFIAIGAFIPLLFCLCRL
- the LOC120955974 gene encoding WD repeat-containing protein 75 isoform X2; its protein translation is MVIDRTNSKYIYGCTNDGLIISWKIDSGTLSGKMEVLKNTKLLVESLHMMYDENGVGSFLIAGTSSKKMFIQYCPQKKKILQVVNAKLQTKEGDLDHNHAKNTHMLAAPGGDGLNYFAYIALERWYWCRLKPSVYVNSRPHCSGVMPRVIVCHPTEPIVAVGDSIGRVVLYRNFLDQGRPIPETYHWHSLPVKTLAFGSSGTHFYSGGQERVVVKWNVGQHDKGSLIPRLSDTILHIVVGPENLKLVLCTADNGIQILNALHKQTAIVQSFSKTSSDITEKQLFPAGLRVNPRTQAIVLNGRVGCIQFFSTYSKNLLYTLDITNRNYNTMEEKVVIHNTVVTNIAINAYWLATVENWSDNQYSMETRLKFWKYDESHQTYSLNTSLENVHHGGVNDIAFSSSTRERDLQCATAGEDRRIKVWALDSVELSDGTEKLVWTCVGSVQHRNLPVKSISFSQDASLLAGGFGNILCTWNTETLQLKCALSTPSSYDGCVNRALIMIPTTANVKKSAKNSTMEKTYDDMREEITTEMIALMNGKERSVVLEKMNTNRNKCQRIIRTRKNTASDKINSLSQELKKMIVQKSAGNVQLNMAQRAEMFHTLAITCRTTDDARKIIQQKILTSRRSSRKINKSLEKIVENMDKQTLFKSYRRMRNFERRKMPTINDKDIENVFMTAVNPDRKSMANTNGTFPNAITSGIKNKDGPVKSFAQIKNVHFCYGQFSHLLLICTENRLIIWNLLSLKIQVSVLLTIDQLALDPFTNLIATFTKTNEVYVFLPNIPMPLYHRTNMPKVFGAAWIPRRYPRSQSFNVDWQATSQLFFLNEKQELLQLVSDSDEESLGPVVCMNESPISANTPFAAMLNKHSSGNNALPYTDLPQPGTLFDLTTKSAVKDIISSSSHTMAPISLLCKDFLRSLLIAEERRTQPTATQPTNQRTLVVAGTTTAATDNDSDSIADAKHERHESDEENTMNEDDNSVRRKASKSSRNVAHTVINRMMNSKKQTDIAGAEETKLRKLLNESLDMAFL
- the LOC120958074 gene encoding uncharacterized protein LOC120958074; the encoded protein is MRWYTTLSMKTRCAKMIHFMVVVMVIIICDVKNASSATIQVSEKMNNERESLSESVTGIDNQPQPSLTAYDQRQSGKYNLRVHIKDVKIIAVNGDGLEDSLDDDTIYDYGDYDYDPAHLTVSPLPLFGIGSVSITSSKPPKLTTNSKPQSSTRASTVSTTIQSTTELNALPQEVSSVSLPSEQTVSTTAKTTTTFKPSHISSNAVLKPIQAPGQYDYQEIPVQVIVERKH
- the LOC120955974 gene encoding uncharacterized protein LOC120955974 isoform X1, translating into MCIDTMFQSKMPSKERGQQSREKFEEPAVSSDVEEDLRIRRVAGGCLVQYPPLFSPDGNLLFIIYENCIQAFSITTGELVHNYENSVNGSFLIGMVIDRTNSKYIYGCTNDGLIISWKIDSGTLSGKMEVLKNTKLLVESLHMMYDENGVGSFLIAGTSSKKMFIQYCPQKKKILQVVNAKLQTKEGDLDHNHAKNTHMLAAPGGDGLNYFAYIALERWYWCRLKPSVYVNSRPHCSGVMPRVIVCHPTEPIVAVGDSIGRVVLYRNFLDQGRPIPETYHWHSLPVKTLAFGSSGTHFYSGGQERVVVKWNVGQHDKGSLIPRLSDTILHIVVGPENLKLVLCTADNGIQILNALHKQTAIVQSFSKTSSDITEKQLFPAGLRVNPRTQAIVLNGRVGCIQFFSTYSKNLLYTLDITNRNYNTMEEKVVIHNTVVTNIAINAYWLATVENWSDNQYSMETRLKFWKYDESHQTYSLNTSLENVHHGGVNDIAFSSSTRERDLQCATAGEDRRIKVWALDSVELSDGTEKLVWTCVGSVQHRNLPVKSISFSQDASLLAGGFGNILCTWNTETLQLKCALSTPSSYDGCVNRALIMIPTTANVKKSAKNSTMEKTYDDMREEITTEMIALMNGKERSVVLEKMNTNRNKCQRIIRTRKNTASDKINSLSQELKKMIVQKSAGNVQLNMAQRAEMFHTLAITCRTTDDARKIIQQKILTSRRSSRKINKSLEKIVENMDKQTLFKSYRRMRNFERRKMPTINDKDIENVFMTAVNPDRKSMANTNGTFPNAITSGIKNKDGPVKSFAQIKNVHFCYGQFSHLLLICTENRLIIWNLLSLKIQVSVLLTIDQLALDPFTNLIATFTKTNEVYVFLPNIPMPLYHRTNMPKVFGAAWIPRRYPRSQSFNVDWQATSQLFFLNEKQELLQLVSDSDEESLGPVVCMNESPISANTPFAAMLNKHSSGNNALPYTDLPQPGTLFDLTTKSAVKDIISSSSHTMAPISLLCKDFLRSLLIAEERRTQPTATQPTNQRTLVVAGTTTAATDNDSDSIADAKHERHESDEENTMNEDDNSVRRKASKSSRNVAHTVINRMMNSKKQTDIAGAEETKLRKLLNESLDMAFL